One genomic segment of Macrobrachium rosenbergii isolate ZJJX-2024 chromosome 40, ASM4041242v1, whole genome shotgun sequence includes these proteins:
- the LOC136826012 gene encoding uncharacterized protein yields MALDSTDCPEESGLRKDETEISDCEDDHSCSEEDSDSDSEQDISDTEDDSNSETEEEILHLNAIRKLEDVIKENENVVVRLEKESLQKDLMITELKKKVEGLTEGSLKTEQNMRHLQRLNQEKDRTIYSLSEEMENLRNEMTEKAKVTEAQIREKEETDQALIILENTVVVLELEKETLHRDLQQREDSETEMRAKINKLNEDLEGIRKENVRKQNRIESLQKENQHKTLMISGLEDELKDLTIEKQEAHQNLEHLHRCKKEIADKKEELENLKEQILQRDGEILRLEDDCNQKQEKIIGLLKESKTDVAEKSKANGKANEMARRTVQLEFELAEAKDELETMEFEKLRQPWNSKGSKKRPWPRTRKSDPWKRKLKFSKQKSKCPEARRI; encoded by the coding sequence ATGGCTTTGGACAGCACTGACTGTCCAGAGGAATCTGGACTTCGAAAGGACGAAACCGAAATCTCTGACTGTGAAGACGATCATTCATGTAGCGAAGAAGACAGCGATTCAGATAGTGAACAGGATATTTCTGATACAGAAGACGACAGTAATTcagaaactgaagaagaaatactGCATTTAAATGCCATTCGAAAGCTCGAGGACGtcattaaggaaaatgaaaacgtcGTCGTAAGGCTTGAGAAAGAGAGTTTGCAGAAGGATCTGATGATAACTGAACTGAAAAAGAAAGTCGAGGGGCTCACCGAAGGAAGTTTGAAGACGGAACAGAACATGAGACACTTGCAACGCCTCAATCAAGAAAAGGACAGAACGATCTATTCACTGTCCGAAGAAATGGAAAATCTTCGAAACGAAATGACGGAAAAGGCGAAAGTCACGGAAGCGCAAataagggagaaggaggagacagaTCAAGCTCTGATTATTTTGGAAAACACCGTCGTAGTTCTCGAGTTGGAAAAGGAAACTTTGCACCGAGACCTACAGCAAAGGGAAGACAGCGAGACGGAAATGCGAGCCAAAATAAACAAGCTAAATGAGGACCTGGAAGGAATTCGAAAAGAGAATGTAAGGAAGCAGAATCGTATTGAAAGTCTGCAGAAGGAAAACCAGCATAAGACCTTGATGATCAGCGGCTTAGAAGACGAGTTAAAAGACCTTACGATCGAGAAACAGGAGGCCCATCAAAATTTGGAACACCTCCACCGATGTAAAAAAGAAATTGCTGACAAAAAGGAAGAGCTTGAAAACCTCAAAGAACAAATCTTGCAGAGAGACGGAGAGATCCTCAGATTGGAAGATGACTGCAACCAGAAACAAGAGAAGATCATCGGTTTGTTAAAAGAATCTAAAACTGATGTGGCCGAAAAATCGAAGGCAAACGGAAAAGCGAATGAAATGGCCAGGAGGACAGTTCAACTTGAATTCGAGCTGGCCGAGGCAAAAGACGAATTAGAGACGATGGAATTTGAAAAGCTGAGGCAACCTTGGAACTCGAAAGGCTCCAAGAAGAGACCTTGGCCAAGGACACGAAAATCAGATCCTTGGAAGCGAAAGTTGAAATTCTCAAAGCAGAAAAGCAAATGTCCAGAAGCGAGAAGAATATAA
- the LOC136826013 gene encoding trichohyalin-like: protein MALDSTDCPEESGLRKDETEISDCEDDHSCSEEDSDSDSEQDISDTEDDSNSETEEEIVHLNAIRKLEDVIKENENVVVRLEKESLQKDLMISELKKKVEGLTEGSLKTEQNMRHLQRLNQEKDRKIYSLSEEMENLRNEMTEKAKVTETQMREKEETDQALIILENTVVVLELEKETLHRDLQQRDDSETDLRAKINKLNEDLEGIRKENVRKQNRIESLQKENEHKTLMISGLEDKLKDLTIEKQEAQQNLEHLHQCKKEITDKKEELENLKEQILQRDGEILRLEDDCNQKQEKIIGLLKESKTDVAEKSKAKEMARRTVQLEFELAEAKDELETMEFEKLEATLELERLQEETLAKDTKIRSLEAKVEILKAEKETSRSEKNIIKTVQQEQPTSDMKAEKEKVLNKTRCLREPKINCKVLYQQMDSIEEGLRQIVALQRPSTGTRTRSKDPAKTPSDNKPLNRKEVHQKMRLETAARLRKLEQESEMVRKLYKINSVT, encoded by the coding sequence ATGGCTTTGGACAGCACTGACTGTCCAGAGGAATCTGGACTTCGAAAGGACGAAACCGAAATCTCTGACTGTGAAGACGATCATTCATGTAGCGAAGAAGACAGCGATTCAGATAGTGAACAGGATATTTCTGATACAGAAGACGACAGTAATTcagaaactgaagaagaaatagtCCATTTAAATGCCATTCGAAAGCTCGAGGACGtcattaaggaaaatgaaaacgtcGTCGTAAGGCTTGAGAAAGAGAGTTTGCAGAAGGATCTGATGATAAGTGAACTGAAAAAGAAAGTCGAGGGGCTCACCGAAGGAAGTTTGAAGACGGAACAGAACATGAGACACTTGCAACGCCTCAATCAAGAAAAGGACAGAAAGATCTATTCACTGTCCGAAGAAATGGAAAATCTTCGAAACGAAATGACGGAAAAGGCGAAAGTCACGGAAACGCAAatgagggagaaggaggagacagaTCAAGCTCTGATTATTTTGGAAAACACCGTCGTAGTTCTCGAGTTGGAAAAGGAAACTTTGCACCGAGACCTACAGCAAAGGGACGACAGCGAGACGGATTTGCGAGCCAAAATAAACAAGCTAAATGAGGACCTGGAAGGAATTCGAAAAGAGAATGTAAGGAAGCAGAATCGTATTGAAAGTCTGCAGAAGGAAAACGAGCATAAGACCTTGATGATCAGCGGCTTAGAAGACAAGTTAAAAGACCTCACGATCGAGAAACAGGAGGCCCAACAAAATTTGGAACACCTCCAccaatgtaaaaaagaaattactgacAAAAAGGAAGAGCTTGAAAACCTCAAAGAACAAATCTTGCAGAGAGACGGAGAGATCCTCAGATTGGAAGATGACTGCAACCAGAAACAAGAGAAGATCATCGGTTTGTTAAAAGAATCTAAAACTGATGTGGCCGAAAAATCGAAGGCGAAAGAAATGGCCAGGAGGACAGTTCAACTTGAATTCGAGCTGGCCGAGGCAAAAGACGAATTAGAGACGATGGAATTTGAAAAGCTGGAGGCAACCTTGGAACTCGAAAGGCTCCAAGAAGAGACCTTGGCCAAGGACACGAAAATCAGATCCTTGGAAGCGAAAGTTGAAATTCTCAAAGCAGAAAAGGAAACGTCTAGAAGCGAGAAGAATATAATTAAAACGGTGCAGCAAGAACAACCTACATCAGACATGAAAGCTGAAAAGGAAAAGGTTTTGAATAAAACTCGATGCCTGAGGGAGCCCAAGATTAACTGCAAGGTTCTCTACCAGCAAATGGACAGCATCGAGGAAGGACTTCGCCAAATCGTGGCACTGCAACGTCCTTCAACTGGCACCAGGACACGCTCAAAAGACCCAGCTAAAACTCCATCAGACAACAAGCCCCTCAACAGAAAGGAAGTACACCAGAAGATGAGGCTGGAAACCGCAGCCAGGCTACGAAAGCTGGAACAAGAGTCGGAAATGGTTCGAAAACTCTACAAGATAAACTCGGTCACGTGA
- the LOC136826010 gene encoding uncharacterized protein translates to MALDSTDCPEESGLRKDETEISDCEDDHSCSEEDSDSDSEQDISDTEDDSNSETEEEIVHLNAIRKLEDVIKENENVVVRLEKESLQKDLMITELKKKVEGLTEGSLKTEQNMRHLQRLNQEKDRQIYSLSEEMENLRNEMTEKAKVTETQIREKEETDQALIILENTVVVLELEKETLHRDLQQREDSETEMRAKINKLNEDLEGIRKENVRKQNRIESLQKENQHKTLMISGLEDKLKDLTIEKQEAHQNLEHLHRCKKEIADKKEELENLKEQILQRDGQILRLEDDCNQKQEKIIGLLKESKTAVAEKSKANGKANEMARRTVQLEFELAEAKDELETMEFEKLEATLELERLQEETLAKDTKIRSLEAKVEILKAEKEMSRSEKNIIKTVQQDQPTSDMKAEKEKVLNKTRCLREPKINCKVLYQQMDSIEEGLRQIVALQRPSTGTRTRSKDPAKTPSGNKPSTERKYTRR, encoded by the coding sequence ATGGCTTTGGACAGCACTGACTGTCCAGAGGAATCTGGACTTCGAAAGGACGAAACCGAAATCTCTGACTGTGAAGACGATCATTCATGTAGCGAAGAAGACAGCGATTCAGATAGTGAACAGGATATTTCCGATACAGAAGACGACAGTAATTcagaaactgaagaagaaatagtCCATTTAAATGCCATTCGAAAGCTCGAGGACGtcattaaggaaaatgaaaacgtcGTCGTAAGGCTTGAGAAAGAGAGTTTGCAGAAGGATCTGATGATAACTGAACTGAAAAAGAAGGTCGAGGGGCTCACCGAAGGAAGTTTGAAGACGGAACAGAACATGAGACACTTGCAACGCCTCAATCAAGAAAAGGACAGACAAATCTATTCACTGTCCGAAGAAATGGAAAATCTTCGAAACGAAATGACGGAAAAGGCGAAAGTCACGGAAACGCAAataagggagaaggaggagacggACCAAGCTCTGATTATTTTGGAAAACACCGTCGTAGTTCTCGAGTTGGAAAAGGAAACTTTGCACCGAGACCTACAGCAAAGGGAAGACAGCGAGACGGAAATGCGAGCCAAAATAAACAAGCTAAATGAGGACCTGGAAGGAATTCGAAAAGAGAATGTAAGGAAGCAGAATCGTATTGAAAGTCTGCAGAAGGAAAACCAGCATAAGACCTTGATGATCAGCGGTTTAGAAGACAAGTTAAAAGACCTTACGATCGAGAAACAGGAGGCCCATCAAAATTTGGAACACCTCCACCGATGTAAAAAAGAAATTGCTGACAAAAAGGAAGAGCTTGAAAACCTCAAAGAACAAATCTTGCAGAGAGACGGACAGATCCTCAGATTGGAAGATGACTGCAACCAGAAACAAGAGAAGATCATCGGTTTGTTAAAAGAATCTAAAACTGCTGTGGCCGAAAAATCGAAGGCAAACGGAAAGGCGAATGAAATGGCCAGGAGGACAGTTCAACTTGAATTCGAGCTGGCCGAGGCAAAAGACGAATTAGAGACGATGGAATTTGAAAAGCTGGAGGCAACCTTGGAACTCGAAAGGCTCCAAGAAGAGACCTTGGCCAAGGACACGAAAATAAGATCCTTGGAAGCGAAAGTTGAAATTCTCAAAGCAGAAAAGGAAATGTCTAGAAGCGAGAAGAATATAATTAAAACGGTGCAGCAAGACCAACCTACATCAGACATGAAAGCTGAAAAGGAAAAGGTTTTGAATAAAACTCGATGCCTGAGGGAGCCCAAGATTAACTGCAAGGTTCTCTACCAGCAAATGGACAGCATCGAGGAAGGACTTCGCCAAATCGTGGCACTGCAACGTCCTTCAACTGGCACCAGGACACGCTCAAAAGACCCAGCTAAAACTCCATCAGGCAACAAGCCCTCAACAGAAAGGAAGTACACCAGAAGATGA